Within Vicia villosa cultivar HV-30 ecotype Madison, WI linkage group LG1, Vvil1.0, whole genome shotgun sequence, the genomic segment GGTTGAACCCAGGATCTGGGAGTAACTGGCAAAACGCGCTGACCACTGCGCTGTGTTCATTGGTCTGTTAACCtgtcaaacaaaaaaatataagtttCAAAACGTGTGCCCAATGGTCTTTCAAACCGTAGTCAAACGTTGGGCCCCATTTATTGGAAAGAACGAATCAGTGTTGGAGAGAGATTGAGCGTTTGTTGACTAGCGAATGAGAAAGGCCCACGCGTATGGTCAGGTCCAAGGTACTATtcattgtcttcaacctttgGACCTGCGGTTTTACCTGCGGAAATAGCCATGGGTTTACCTGCGGTTTTTTCTGCACATTCTGCAAAATTTAAAAACTCAATAAAGTGACATTAACAAAATAACATAGATGCCCAGATCCCCTTAAAAACACGCCAGGAGTTCAAATATGGTGTCGCTTTCGTCTAAAAATGGCTATATCGTGGGGAACGAAACCGAACACCATGCGTGCCCTAGTCATGGTACTTTGCGATTTAAGCTCTCAAGCTTTGTTTTGATAGTCCAACCCTGCGCTAAATACTACCAGGAGCTTATTCATGCGGTTAGATCTCATTAAAACACAATAATATTAGAGATacgaaataacaaaaaaaaatgcatgAATATATGAATCATAAAGTACGAGTTCATGGCATGGTTATGTACTATATGATCCGTTCAGACTTACTCTCCAACACCTTGTGAGTTAAATGGAACAAGAATTCGATCTATTGAATGGCTATGTGGAGAACTTTCGGCTTGCCCTAGTTTTTGAAACTTTGGAAATTTGGAAATCGTTTTTTTGAGGCCAAGGATCCGTGTCCCAAGAGGCTGCACGAGTTATGAATATATAGTGGACCAAATTAGGGTTGAAAAAAGATGGAAAGAATCATTGTCATCAAAGTGTGGAAATGTCATGATTTCTTtccaaaacattttttgaaaactttccaaaattccaagatcttgtCTCAAACCTTCCTTTTATATTTTCACACGACTTTTGCACACATGTGGGGCCTTTAAATATTTGGAAATCACACATATGTTCTTTTTACCATTAAgttatgattttaattcttttaaaattgaatttaaattaataaaaccaAAAATTAATAGAATAAGACCATAGAATAAATGAAAATTGATCCATGGGCCTCTTATGAAGATGCATTTTCGTGGTCAGCTATGAAGTATAGGCCCATTGCTAAAAAAAACAGAATTTCTCAATTGTGGCTTTATGCATTTCTCGAACTTTGCCCAACTTGCACCAATCGTATTTCCCTCATTTTTTATCAcatgaaggtgttcttgtacattttagaaagctcaaagagtcttctaaaagatacttttggtttcaccttcattgaacttaccatgttcatttaccatcctttgagaaaaaacgtcttttttgcgatcttttaggaggacccgtaatgttttggcttatatcttccaaatgaagcaattttggacttggcatgtgagagccaaagttgtagagaattcaatttccttcaaattgagctttggatgggaaatttttgatgctccatgtgaaagttatggccggtcaaagttcagttgactttcttctagaaaaccctaatttaggaattttaggttttgttgatttttgaactttccttgatgaatcatgatcaatacttgatcaaatgatgaataacacttcataatgaggatgctgaccaaaaatcagaagttttgactgtgatttgaccatagtttgacttttaggtcaactaggcgattattgatcgtttgggccattgaatgagcaatctttggaatcaaggcttgaaacttggtatggGATCTCTTTGAAGCATATAAGAATCCacgaagtccacttgaggtgtcagaagctgacttttctttgagaaggacaaaaccctagtttgaaggGTAGTTGATTTAGGAGAGTATATACTCAGTCGAGTattgagactttgatattcaaatgatcttgagtgggcaaattttggggtatgacagctgcccctgttcaatcttcttaaatctgaggatgtagagtggtttttATACCAGTCGAAATCCGAAGATGGAAGGGGATTGAACAccagaataccaagaaatttgcccttgcggaTGCAGGGATTTTTagtggagatgggcttagagatgccatctagCTGAGTGAGGGGTCATGCTTCCCAGGGTGTGTATGtgatagatcttcagaatgtttAAGGTTCAAGCTTCCAAACATATATCTGGGATAGAGATTCATAGATGTTCAAGGTTCGAGCCTCCGAAACATCTAACacagaattcagatcattcggggttcaagcttccgaaacatatctgttgtaaaattcagatcattcggggttcaagcttccgaaacatatctgccgtagatttcagaacatccgggggtcatgcttccggaacatttctatcgtagatttcagattatccggggttcaagcttccagaacatatctgttgtaaaattcagatcattcggggttcaagcttccgaaacatatctgccgtagatttcagaacatccgggggtcgtgtttccggaacgtttctgtcgtagatttcagattatccggggttcaagcttccggaacatatctgttgtaaaattcagatcattcggggttcaagcttccgaaacatatctgccgtagatttcagaacatccggaggtcatgcttccggaacgtttctgtcgtagatttcagattatccggggttcaagcttccggaacatatctgttgtaaaattcagatcattcggggttcaagcttccgaaacatatctgccgtagatttcagaacatccgggggtcatgcttccggaacgtttctgtcgtagatttcagattatccggggttcaagcttccggaacatatctgttgagaatctggggttcaagcttccagactgTATATTTGATAGACACTGGTTTTTGTTGATACTTTTTCTTTGGCCAGCTGGTCAACCtgaaaggtaaagttagttttatgcgaTGACATGATGTATGTATTGCATTGTAGTATGaaactctcaaaataaatgagaattttcGCATGCTATGTTTGTGTTTGCTATGATAAAGCATATGATGCATGGAAGTAGATGCATGATGTATGGGTATGTTTATGTAGATGCTTGTTGATAACTCTGCATAGTAGCTTTTCGCAGGAAAATAAATCCCCATTTGTTGTCAGAGATGTTAACAATATGATTGTATGGCGAATTTCTTGTCTTTTTGTGCCAGAACATCTGGTTGGAGATTTTTATTTGTACTTGAGGCGTACATCTTTGTAGGAGAATGATGCTTTCTTTGAGAAATGCTTTGTGGGGATACTTCCATACTATTGACTATGGGAGGACACCTGGATGATTTTGATATTACTCTATTGTTTTTCCTGTTTCCTGTAAATGTAGGAATACTCTGGCAAGCGCTAGTCATGTtcaaaatgcatatgttcattcaaaattatcattggacgctTGCATACTCAAAACAGAGAAAGTAAAAAAGTAAACTTGAAGTAATTTTGTATTGATTTGGAAAAGTGCCATAACAGGcgaattagtacaaggagacagaATTCCTAGTAAGAGGAAATTGTCGTGCAATTTTTTGAAAGGAAGTACaaagagaataaagaaaaaacaGCTATGTGGAAGTGATCTCATTGGGTTTCGACTCAGCTATTGCCATTATGCCTTCGAatatctcatcccttgcttgtttgGAAAAGACAATTGCATTGATTAGTGCCTTTTGAACTTGATCTTGGTAACAGAGTTAATTGGAGATTGATGAGTGATGATCCAATGGGACATAGTCATACGCtttaatccctaacttttgcctagactgccttttcaggttttcagcctaccgggatacccttttttgcccaagccgccctttcaggttttcgacttgccgggtgtacaattttttatatttatatccctaatttttgcccgaacccttttggttcgtcaggatgcccttatttttgcctaggtatgtCAACCTAGCGGGTctattttatgcgtagtattttttgactatgtccgcattcacagggtgcggGAAGTCCTcgccatccattgtggtgagcatcatggctccgccggagaatatctTCTTAATCACAAATGGTCCTTCATACgttggagtccacttgcccctgggatcaccttgtggaagAATAATGCGCTTTATTACTAAGTCACCAGTCTGGTATGCCTGGTGCCTGACCTTTTTGTTAaatgctttgatcatacgtttctgatataattgtccatgacatacagccgcgagcctcttctcatcaatcaagtttatctggtctagtcgagtctggatccacTCGTCTTCGCCCAAATCTGCCTCTTTCATAATtctcagggaaggaatctgaacttCGATAGGCAAGACCgcctccataccataaaccaatgagaaaggagttgccccagttgaggtACGTGCAAAAgtacgataaccatgaagagcaaatggtaacatctcatgccaatctttgtatgtCACCgtcatcttctgtacaatcttctttatatttttgttggcggcttccactgcgccattcatctttggtctgtatggagaagaattgtggtgtttaaTTTTGAACTGTATGCAGAGCTCGgtgatcattttgttgttcagatTGGTACCATTATCTGTAataatcctttcagggatgccataccgacagatgagattatgcttgatgaatcgagccacaacattcttggttaCTGAAGCAAATGAGgccgcttccacccactttgtgaaataatcaatagccacgaGGATAAAGCGATGCCCATTGGAAGCGGTAGGCTTGATttccccgatcatatcaatgccccacattgcaaaaggccaaggagcagtcaaGACATTTagtggaactggaggtacgtgCACTTTATCAGCGTAAATTTGACACTTATGACAAGTCCTGGAATGATGGTGACAATcagtctccatggtagaccagtaatagcctgctctcaaaatctttttagccatagtatgcCCGCTGGAATGAGTTCCGAAAACACCATCGTGCATGTCTTCCATTAtttcttctgcttccttcttgttcacacaacgaagcaaagttgaGTCATGATTGCGTTTGTATAAGATCCCATTACTCAGGAAGAATTTGGCCGAGAACCTTCTTAAAAACTTCCTATcattgatggatgccccttcaggatattcCTGGGCTTCAAGATATCTTTTCACTTCATAGAACCAAGGTTTCTCGTCTGCTCCTTCTGTAACAACCTCGCAACAATGTGCTGGTTCATCCAATCTTTCAATAATGATCAGGggtgcctcattgtcccacctaactatgaacatagatgacatggtagctagcgcgtctgccaattgattctcctctcgtgGAATATgctcaaaagtaatctcttcaaaATAAGGGATCAAAGTTAACACGtattccttgtaagggatgagattaggatgcttcgtgtcccactCTCCTTTGACCTGACTTATTACCAAGGCTGAGTCTCCATACACTTCTAGAAATTTGATTCTCAAGTCGATTGCGGCTTTGAGACCCATGATGCACGCTTCATATTcggccatattgttggtgcagtcgaagcaTAGTctagcagtgaatggtgtatgtccacCTTCAGGAGAAATAATTACAGCGCCGataccattgccaagtgcattcgaagctccatcaaaaaccatagtccatcgggatcctggttcaggtccttcatccggaccaggCTTTTCATAGTCGGTAACAAGCATGatatcttcatctggaaattcaaagtTCATGGACTGATAGTCATCTACCGCTTGATGAGCCAAATGATCCGCTAGTACACTTCCTTTAATTGCCTTCTGTGTAGTATACTGAATGTCGTACTCTGTcaatatcatttgccatcttgctattcgtccagagagagcgggCTTCTCGAAAacatacttgatgggatccattttagagatcaataaagtagtatggttcaacatatactgtcttagtcggcgagcagcccatgccaaagcacaacaagttttctcgagcagtgagtatcttgtttcacagtcggtaaactttttgctaaggtagtatattgcatgctcttttcgaccagactcgtcatgttgccccagtacacaccccattgaattctctAACACTgtcaggtacattatcagaggtcttccatcGATTGGTGGCATCAGAACTGGAGGTTCTTGAAGGTACTCTTTGATTTCGTCAAAAGCTAACTGACACTCGTCATTCCATCTTACCACTTGATCTTTCCTCAATAGTTTGAAGATTGGTACACAAGTAGTTGTCAGGTGGGAAATAAACCTTgcaatataattcaaacgtcccagGAAACCCCGGACTTCCTTCTCAGTACGTGGTgcaggcatttcttgaatagctTTAACTTTGGCCgggtcaacttcaatacctttactgctgacgatgaaccCTAGGAGCTTACCGGATCTTgccccaaaagtgcacttgttcggattcaatctcaatttgtacTTCTTTAACCTGTCAAAAAGCTTTTGCAAATGGATGaggtgttcttcttcagtgtcaGATTTTgcgatcatatcatccacatacacttcTATTTCTTGGTGAATCATATCGTGGAacaaagctaccattgcacgctgatatgttgcccctgcgttcttcaaaccgaaaggcattaccttgtaacaAAAAGTCCCCCaaggtgttgtgaatgttgtcttctccatgtcttctggtgccatcttgatctgattgtaaccggagaagccatccatgaaagagaacactTTGCATTGTGCGGTACTGTCCACCAGTGTATCAATGTGAGGTAGCGGAAAATCATCCTTTggacttgctcgattcagatctctatagtcaacacacatcctgactttcccatcctttttaggcactggcacaatattagcgatccatggtggataactcACTACTTTTAGAAACCCAGCATTGAACTGTTTCTCAacttcgtctttgatctttttggccatatCAGGTCTACTTCTTCGTAGTTTCTGCTTCACCGGAGGACTGTCTTCCTTGATTGGTAAGCGGtgcaccacaatatcagtatcaagaccaggcatatcttcgtaagaccaagcGAAAATCTCAACATAGTCTCGTAACATCTGGATTAGtctctgtttgacactgtcttcCAATCCAGCGCCtaccttgacttctttcttttcttcgtcagtaccaagattcacaacttcaatcggctcttcgtgcggctgtatagtttTTCCTTCTTGCTCTAGCAGTCTGGCAAGCTCTCTAGGCACCTCACAGTCTTCCTCGCCTtcgtcctcagcttggtagatcggattatcAAAGTCATAACAGGCagtagcagagtcgttatcaatgggatccagagtggatgtgaatctgcagtgtattatgtgggtgtgtgtaagaacacatagctttaACAATAtgacaaaagaaaacaaaaacatagAGCGCAATATTTGAATATGAAACGTCCAATGATTTACTTGAATGAAAATATGATTATGACATGACAAACCCTAACAAATGGACCAACTATGCCCCGGGCAAGGCATATGGCTTTGAAATTTATTGTTTGAATTACATAACCGAAACTTggactagaaaacaataaaaacagGAAAAATTGCAATTACTCCTGGTTGAAGGAGATAGAGGTAACATCTTCGGTCTTCCAGTTGTTCAGCCCATGATCAGGTGTCGGGAAGATCCACTTGTCTAGATTGCAGTTGCTCTCCCCATCTTCCAAGGCATTGACTCCTTTGCTGACGAAATGAGACATTAACCCTCCAGGACGAGTGTAACGATTATTCTTCTGAGTTCCAGCAGGACAACCTAAGCCAAGCTTGTCAGATTTATACGGGACATCAATGAGTTGGCCCCAAACAgtacaaccaccttcttcaacTACAGCCTTAGCATCcttcagagaagccattgttgaAGGGATCCAGGTAACTTTAGGAACAGTAGGAGTGTGCTTGGCGGTAGAGACAACTTGAGGAACCAATTCAAAAGTCTGGCAAGGAGTCTCGATGAATTCGCCGTTCACTTCGATATACTTGTACTCATTCACACAgctaaccacatactcttcttccccATGCACAGTGACGATCTTGCCATTTGCAAGGTACTTCAACTTCTGGTGCAAAGTAGATGTCACAGCACCTGCCCCATGTATCCACGGACGCCCGAATAGGCGGGGTGgatatccatcacatagaacaaggAGTTGAAagtttgagaacccactctgattgggagctcaaCCTCTCCATAGACTGTACTCTTCGACCCATCGAAAGCCTTTACCACCACATTACTGGGCATTAGCACTATCCCTTCGGAATCAAGTCTATCCAGCACCGATTTAGGCAATACATTCAGCGAGGAGCCATTATCCACCAGCACATGGGACAAAGTAGTACCCTTACACTCAATGGAGATGTGCAAGGATTTGTTATGACTCTTTCCAGCAGGAgtcagatcagcatcagaaaaccccaAGTAATTGTTCGTTGTCAAACTTGCAACGCAGTTCTCAAATTGATTAACAGAAATCTCCTGTGGCACGTGCGCCGCTTTTAGAAACTTCATCAAAGCCTTAGCATGGGCCTCAGAACAAGTTAACAATGATAGCATGGATATCTTGGAGGAAGTGTGCCCCAACTGCTCGATCACATCGTAATCACTCTTCCGGATGATCTTCAGAATTTCATCCATTTCCTTCTGAGAGACTTCTTCAGCAGTAGCTTCTACCGGTGTCTGAACTGGCTCCAGCATTGACCTTTTCCCTCGCATATCAGCAGTTGAATCAGGAACAGGGACTTGAGTTGAGGTATTGGCACCGGGGGAGATTTCTGGAGAGAAaattcttccacttcttgtaacCTTACTGGTCCCTACAATATTGTCGATGTCGGGACTAGGAACTTTGACAGGCTCATCATTCAGGGCTTCTTGTTTCACACCATGAATATACACATCATTACCATAGCTCCAAGGGACAGCCTTGTCAGAGGAGTACGGGATAGGACCAGGCTTGGTAATGATCAAGGGAGCTACCTTGGGCTCAGCAGTGATCCTTATGGGGGCCTTGGTAGGGATTCTGATAGGAGTCTTGGAAATTACGGACACGTCTTCAATTTTCAAGTTCTGGGCTAGATCTTCACATAATTTTTCCACAGAAGGCACCTTTTCAAACATGATCTTTCGATTATCCATCAGGCATTGAATACCAATCTTCAACCTTGTACAACCATTTGGTTGAGACGAGCAGTCATAACAGTCTTCAATGCAACCCGGAAATAAACCGGCTTGCAACAGCTTCTTCTTGATAAGAGGGAGTGGAGTAGTCAGACTCATCACATTAGTAACATAGGATTCTTTATCAACAGCtttgtcatgcttcggcatagGAGCAGTAATAACATtgggagtttctggaggatcgaactcgatttctcctgcgtcaatcatgtcttggattttgtgTTTCAATGTCCAACAGTTGTTGGTGTCATGCCCCACGCAGTcagaatggtaagcacatcttgcgtTGGGATCATAGCGAGGAGAAGATGTATTGATGTTTGGTGGAGCTATTGGCGCAAGTAACTTTGCCTTCAGCAAGTGTTGCCATGCTTGATTCAaagacatattgatctttgtaaaGTTTCTTCTAGGCGCGTCTTGTCTACGCTGGTATCCCTGTTGTTGATTTTGTCGAGGTGTTGGTGTAGAGATTAAGACAGCCCCGACAGAATGGCTACTGTCATTTCTGTTGCGACCCCTCTGACTGTGCACAGCATTAGCTTCAGTCTTTCCACTATAAGGCTTCTTCGTAACACCAGAAGAGGTGGCCACCTGAATTTTCCCACTTCGGAtgccactttcaacacgttcacCAGTCAATATCAAATCAGTAAAACCAgctgatgagcttcccagcaaataacTATAAAATGGACCAGTCAAAGTAcccatgaacatatctaccagcTCCCTATCTGTTAGAGAAGGTTGAACTAtgccagccaagtctctccacttttgagcatactccttgaaactttctcttGGACCCATGGACATGTTCTGCAATTGTGTACGAGTCGGTGCGagatcagagttatattggtattgcttgtagaaagcaacaaccaagtcCTCCCAAGTACGGATATTGGTActctccagctgatagtaccattcgagttgagttcctgTCAAACTCTCTTGGAACAAATGGATCAACAACATCTTGTCAGCAGTgtgaggttggatcttcctcacatatgactTTAGGTGCAGTTtcggacaagagactccatcatacttcgCAAAGGTCAgagttttgaactttggaggaatcaCAACTCCTGAGATGAGCCCTAGTTCCTCAAAGTCTAACCCTGGGATCTTCTGGATTTCTACAGCCTTCATTCGTTCCTCCAACTGTCTGTACTTATCTTCTGGATACTCTTCATCATCAtagtactcttcttcttcttcatcttgctTGACAGAACCATTGCTCTTCTGATCAGTCTTACCACTAACATTGTCATCTTGCTCAGTCTCTTCTGGGATATCGACTTCTTtggcctttttgagagggcctcggaatcttcttcccatgttgaaAACGCCCACAGGCTTCTTAGTCTTCTTCTCATTCTTAGTAAGGAGGGTCTTCAGCTCTTCCTGCCCTTTAGCCAGACTCAAGATCAgggcttggaactcagcattctgTGCTTgcagatccttaactgattgctcgagaggattcattttcttagctgaaataaacagcgagaataTGAGTGTCTTGTtagagaaacctgttatgcaatgtttatgaatggtatgcTTATGtttatgcaatgctttcaaggaccTTGAAATTTAAACTTGTTTAAACCAACAAAAAAGAaactttcattaaaaaaaaacataaaactgttTGCCATTTTAGGCTTTACAAATAAGGAAACTGAAATAGCAAAAACAAAAGCATAAAAAAgaaagtcttcaagtctcccatggacgctttcgcTTTGCACCAAGGAACGTGTTGATGCTTTGCTCGTCCTGAAGTTGCtttgtgagctctaatactttcCTCTCTTTGGCGCGAAATTGAGCTTCAAAGGTGTCCctttcttccttcaactggatCCAAGATCTCTTCAGCTCCTCAAGATCGGTAGGCATGTCTGGATGAAGAATAACCTGAGGGACATCTCCCTCAAATTCAGGCTCAATAATCACAGGTCTGACAGCAGGGTATGGCATAATAAACTtttgagcacgagtgcgcacccatttgaggtaaggctcaaGAGGAATAGAGTTTTTCTGGCCCAACTCCTTGCTATCATACTTATATACTTTGTCCCACGCACGTATGAAACTTCGTCGGTAATTCTGAGGATCGTCTTCATAATCAAACGCATAACCCTTGatgatcatgtcatgaggaccatttcttcgagcataaccaaactgACGCAAAGCTAATgaaggattgtaagtgatacctcccctaatgccaaggagtggcacgttAGGGAATTCCCCACAGCGATCGATAATAGTGAAATCCTTGTCAGATCGAGTGCACCAATGAATATCCGAATGAGAGAGTGACATCATCCTTTgtgaccattgcatcctttgttcattccTCAATACCGATCggggaaggtgcgaaataaaccacctagaaAGTAAAGGTAtgcagcacatgagagttcctcgtttcttgtTGGTACGAGTGTAAAGCGAATGTAAAATGTCTCCGAGTAAggtaggtaccgggttgcgaGCTAGAAATATTGTGATAGCATGCATATCAACGAACTGGTCAGGATTAGGGAATAGTACTAACCCGTAGATTAATAAAGCTAACACATCTTCAAAAGCTTGATAACTCATGGCCTTTAGGAATGATCGAGCCTTCTTCAATAGGAATTTGGCGAGAAAGCCttcgactccactctttgtttcccaattagagTCAACTTCTGATTTTTCTATATGTAGCGCGCTTGccatgacttcaggttttggaacgTCCTCCAAACCTGTGAAGGGCAACTGATCTCGGATGGGTAAGCAAAGCAACTCAGAAAATTCTTCCAGGGTAGGCACCAACTGATAGTCGGGAAAAGTGAAACAACGATGCACAGGATCGAAGAACTGGAATAAGAccctcatcatatcttcttcaaaatctGAGGAGACCAATCTGAGTAGGCAACCATGTCTTTCAGCGAATCGGGAATTTTTGGGGACTTCTGAGACTAATTCTTTAAGCTCGGGAGGTATGCTCACAAAGTTGATCTTGATGAACTTTCTAGTAATGGGAGCCATAACCTAC encodes:
- the LOC131661117 gene encoding uncharacterized protein LOC131661117, giving the protein MGRRFRGPLKKAKEVDIPEETEQDDNVSGKTDQKSNGSVKQDEEEEEYYDDEEYPEDKYRQLEERMKAVEIQKIPGLDFEELGLISGVVIPPKFKTLTFAKYDGVSCPKLHLKSYVRKIQPHTADKMLLIHLFQESLTGTQLEWYYQLESTNIRTWEDLVVAFYKQYQYNSDLAPTRTQLQNMSMGPRESFKEYAQKWRDLAGIVQPSLTDRELVDMFMGTLTGPFYSYLLGSSSAGFTDLILTGERVESGIRSGKIQVATSSGVTKKPYSGKTEANAVHSQRGRNRNDSSHSVGAVLISTPTPRQNQQQGYQRRQDAPRRNFTKINMSLNQAWQHLLKAKLLAPIAPPNINTSSPRYDPNARCAYHSDCHDKAVDKESYVTNVMSLTTPLPLIKKKLLQAGLFPGCIEDCYDCSSQPNGCTRLKIGIQCLMDNRKIMFEKVPSVEKLCEDLAQNLKIEDVSVISKTPIRIPTKAPIRITAEPKVAPLIITKPGPIPYSSDKAVPWSYGNDVYIHGVKQEALNDEPVKVPSPDIDNIVGTSKVTRSGRIFSPEISPGANTSTQVPVPDSTADMRGKRSMLEPVQTPVEATAEEVSQKEMDEILKIIRKSDYDVIEQLGHTSSKISMLSLLTCSEAHAKALMKFLKAAHVPQEISVNQFENCVASLTTNNYLGFSDADLTPAGKSHNKSLHISIECKGTTLSHVLVDNGSSLNVLPKSVLDRLDSEGIVLMPSNVVVKAFDGSKSTVYGEVELPIRKLKYLANGKIVTVHGEEEYVVSCVNEYKYIEVNGEFIETPCQTFELVPQVVSTAKHTPTVPKVTWIPSTMASLKDAKAVVEEGGCTVWGQLIDVPYKSDKLGLGCPAGTQKNNRYTRPGGLMSHFVSKGVNALEDGESNCNLDKWIFPTPDHGLNNWKTEDVTSISFNQE
- the LOC131661125 gene encoding uncharacterized protein LOC131661125, producing MAPITRKFIKINFVSIPPELKELVSEVPKNSRFAERHGCLLRLVSSDFEEDMMRVLFQFFDPVHRCFTFPDYQLVPTLEEFSELLCLPIRDQLPFTGLEDVPKPEVMASALHIEKSEVDSNWETKSGVEGFLAKFLLKKARSFLKAMSYQAFEDVLALLIYGLVLFPNPDQFVDMHAITIFLARNPVPTLLGDILHSLYTRTNKKRGTLMCCIPLLSRWFISHLPRSVLRNEQRMQWSQRMMSLSHSDIHWCTRSDKDFTIIDRCGEFPNVPLLGIRGGITYNPSLALRQFGYARRNGPHDMIIKGYAFDYEDDPQNYRRSFIRAWDKVYKYDSKELGQKNSIPLEPYLKWVRTRAQKFIMPYPAVRPVIIEPEFEGDVPQVILHPDMPTDLEELKRSWIQLKEERDTFEAQFRAKERKVLELTKQLQDEQSINTFLGAKRKRPWET